The region CGTTGATCAATGTCACTTGATGCCTTATTTCGGCCAAATCAATCAATACTTGGTCAACCACGTTGGTCATCGTTGGTCAACATGCGTCCGTCTATCGATCAAGCTGCCCTTGCGACTGACTTCGTCCAGAAAACGCAATGTCCGATATTAATTGTGGAAAAGTTGTAGCCCGCGAGTTTGCTAAATCCTGGTGGATTGGACCTGTCAATCAAAATTCCGCTTTCAGCTTGATGTGGGTGGGCGGGAACTCTAAAATAGTGCCAGATATGGATcatggaggacatggagggaagAGTCAGGAAAAAACTCATCACAGCCTTATCATGGCAGAGCTGGCCCTCCAACTCGGGCGCCGAGAACCGGGAACCGTGACCAACGGTTCTTGGTCTGCTGGCGCCTTGCTTTACGTCTCGCTTCACTTCACCTCTCAACCTCCAGACTCCGCAGCTCGCCTTTTCCTCTTGCAacttccatcaacatcgtcatcgtcgtcatccatcATCCGGGACACCATCGCGACCCCAGACAGTGACGTCCGTCATTCATTCACAGCCGCCGCAGCCTAGTCACACCCCACGTTTTGCTCTCAACCAAGCCCAGGGAAACGAGTTGCGGCTGACGGTCAGACTGCCACCAGTGACGCACCTAGGGTCTGATCTCgagaccaccagacccttATCAGCAGCCGCCACAatcgccatcaacgcccatGACTACACTCCAAAAAGGAGATACATTTTCGTGCATATATATAACGCAAAATCTTTTGAGACTGACTATCCGGCCCAAGGAAGCTTAGTGAAAGCTTTCTCATCCCGGCCTCACCATGAGTGCCCAAATATCTTTTCTGGTAGGAGCAGTCCCTACATCCCCCGCCACGGCCGTGCACCCCGCTATGCCGACAACGGCCAGCGCAAGCAATCGCTCCAGTCCCCAGCGGCGTCCCCAGCGGCGTCTGCAGGAAACAGGGCCTTGCACTACGCCTTGACATTGGGATGGGAATGGTATACTGGGGCGCAGCCAGCTGATGAAGAAATCTAGGACGGGACGTACACGTTAATCCACATCCCTCTCGACCTGTACACGACCTTTCTTCAACCAATCCTCCGAGTCCTCGTCCCTCAAACACAGCGCCTTCACCTTGGGGCCGGCTACAGGCACGATGCGGAGGAGCTAGACGGCCTCTCCGAGGAGAATCAGCACGGGTTTTTAAACATTAGTGTCACACCGCTGGAAGCGTCTATTGTGTGCCATACATCATGGGCCAAAAACGTATTTGAGCCCGTCATCAGCAAACTGTCAGCGCAGCAAGCCAAGTCCGTGTCCGTATTCGCCGACTCATACATGGTGTTGTCGGTCATTGGCGCCGGCCTGGATGCTGCCACGCGAGTGTTGGAATTGAGCTCTCCGCTTGCCCTGGCCGGTAtccccatcttcttcatcaccacgTACTACTCAGACTTTATACTGGCGCCAACTCGAGAACGACAAAATGTCGTGGCGGCCCTGCGTGAGAGAGGCTTTGAAATGTCCGAGAACCAATCCAACTTTGTCTCATCCCCGACGTACAGTCGCAAAAACTCGGCGAGCCACCATTCTTCGTCTCCGCCGAGCACGCCGCCTCCTTCAAATGACAATGAGCTCCAGCTGAGGACGTTTGACCTCTTGCACAAGCGCAGCGTCTCGCCGTATGTCGATGAGGACCTGGAACTGGTCCAGTGCTCCGGGCGAGAAATTTCTCAGCTGGCAGATGCGTACGGGCACCGGTCGTCCATCAGCCGTCACACCGTAACGGACAACCGGCAGTCGTGGATTGAAAATGTCGACACAAAACTGTACGCGTCGCTGATATCCGTGCTCGTCTCCCAGCCGCgattcatctccatcaccCTGGCCCACGAAGATCCGCCGTCACTGTTGATGGATAAGAACCTATTGGGCCTCTTTAGCGACTCGCTCGTgggcgacatggacaatATTCTGATTCCCATATTTCTCGACCTTGTCAATCTGCCGTCCGAGGTTACGGGCATCGTGTGCGGAGTGTCTGGGCGACTGGTGGACGACATGCAGATGAAGGCCACTTCGGAGCTGTCGTACTTGTCGACGGCGCGGGCAGGCGTCGTGATTTTGCCAGAGGAGCAGTCGACACGCGCATTGAGCATCTTGAAACCACTGCTCGAGAAGGATGACTAGGCTTGCATAAGGTATCCTGGGTAACAGAACAGGATACGGGGTTCATGAGGCATAACAAAAGTTTGTTGGGATTCTGATTGTATCCAGTTCATGTATCTAGTTGCTGTATCTTGTAGGGCATCATTTATTGGATACCATGCCATTCACAGGTGTCACCGTCAGTGACCATGTCGCCCCCATACCATTTGGCATCACGACATCCCTCTCAGTTGTCATATGCACCAGCATCTCATATACCATTTGGCACGGCGATAACCTCATTCAGCCccctcaccatccatcactTCTTCACCGCAATCTCCCTCCCATACCCGCGACATCAAACCTCATCTCACCCCGCCACGCCCGCCCTAACCATCCCATCCCTCGCAACGCCATTAATAACCGCAAACCTCCTCGGCCCCAGCTTCACCCCCCCATACCAGCgactcaccaccacaaccgcCCCCCAAACCCCCATCACCCCCATCAAATGCAACAGCCTTCcccccgccgccgcctccccatcatcatcacagtCCTGGAACTGCGTgcccccctcccccctcACCCTCCACGCCGTGATGTTGTGCGTCGCCGCCCTCACCTTTCTATCCGTGGCCACGAGATGCGCTACAAACCCCTTGGCCTCCTCGGGCGTCGTGATCCTCGCCACTCTCGCCACAAACGTCGACTTGTTCTCGACTACGACCTCTGATAATACCCATTCTGGTGGTGGAAAGTCCCATTCCGAGAGTGGTTGCTTTTTCGGCTCCGAGTCCGGCTGCGGCTCTGGCTCCGGGTCCGGCGGGGGGAGAAGCTCCTCATACTGTCTGCCGAATTCTTCTACCGCGTCAAATAGACACACGCTGCCTGGGTCAAACACACTGCTCAGTACGTCGTTGAAGAGGCGCACGTCTCTTGCGCCGGCGCCCTTGACGCCGCCTGAGGAGTGGTGCGTGCCGAGGACTATCGGTGGTTGTGCAGGATATGACGCCGGGAATTGGATCTTGAGGGATGATGCATCGCCTGGGAGTTTGAGAATGTATATTGATGAGGACTCGTCCTCCGTGAGTGTGAGTGAACCATCGCCGTagatggagttgatggcctCCACTTCGTCTAGAAGTTCGTCAGACATTGCAAGACGGCAAGTTGAGACAGctttcatgtctggtccggAGCTCTTTGTGTTTGGATGATGCTCAAATTCCGCACAGTGTCAATTGTGGGTCTCGCCCACATCCTTCACCTACACACACATGCACATACACAACTGGCTTTGGACACAGCAATTTTGATTGCAAACCACTAGACTCAAACACACTTTATGATACGGTCACATGCTCTGCCTCCAGCAACGTCTGTTCTATAGTGCCATCCGCCAACTCAAAAGCAAAAAACTAGGTACAAGGTTGCACATCCACCGGTTCTTACTCGTCAATGACGGACGCAAACTTGTCCGTCATTTCTTGTTGAATGGCTTCGTACTGTTCGGAGTTAGCAAGTACAGACGAGATGTGCGAGCAGAACAGAGGGAGTGGGAGCAACAAACCTTCTTGGTGATTACCTCTTGGCCATCCGCAGGAACCTCAAACTTGAGTTGCCTCAACTTGGCCTGCAAGTCGCTGGTGGCTTCACGGACCTTGCCCCAGTTTTGGCC is a window of Pochonia chlamydosporia 170 chromosome 5, whole genome shotgun sequence DNA encoding:
- a CDS encoding ACT-like protein (similar to Glarea lozoyensis ATCC 20868 XP_008079006.1) encodes the protein MAELALQLGRREPGTVTNGSWSAGALLYVSLHFTSQPPDSAARLFLLQLPSTSSSSSSIIRDTIATPDSDDGTYTLIHIPLDLYTTFLQPILRVLVPQTQRLHLGAGYRHDAEELDGLSEENQHGFLNISVTPLEASIVCHTSWAKNVFEPVISKLSAQQAKSVSVFADSYMVLSVIGAGLDAATRVLELSSPLALAGIPIFFITTYYSDFILAPTRERQNVVAALRERGFEMSENQSNFVSSPTYSRKNSASHHSSSPPSTPPPSNDNELQLRTFDLLHKRSVSPYVDEDLELVQCSGREISQLADAYGHRSSISRHTVTDNRQSWIENVDTKLYASLISVLVSQPRFISITLAHEDPPSLLMDKNLLGLFSDSLVGDMDNILIPIFLDLVNLPSEVTGIVCGVSGRLVDDMQMKATSELSYLSTARAGVVILPEEQSTRALSILKPLLEKDD
- a CDS encoding RWD domain-containing protein (similar to Metarhizium robertsii ARSEF 23 XP_007817723.1), translating into MKAVSTCRLAMSDELLDEVEAINSIYGDGSLTLTEDESSSIYILKLPGDASSLKIQFPASYPAQPPIVLGTHHSSGGVKGAGARDVRLFNDVLSSVFDPGSVCLFDAVEEFGRQYEELLPPPDPEPEPQPDSEPKKQPLSEWDFPPPEWVLSEVVVENKSTFVARVARITTPEEAKGFVAHLVATDRKVRAATHNITAWRVRGEGGTQFQDCDDDGEAAAGGRLLHLMGVMGVWGAVVVVSRWYGGVKLGPRRFAVINGVARDGMVRAGVAG